The Lutibacter profundi region TAGTTCAAAATTTACCTTTTGAAGGTTTAATGTGGTTATTGGCTGGAGGTGTTTTCTACACAGTTGGAGCTATTTTGTATAGTATTAAAAATTTAAAATACAACCATGCTATTTTTCATATTTTTGTGTTATTAGGTAGTTTTTCACACTTCATAGCCGTGTTTTTTTACGTTTTACCTATTAAGAAATAAAGGTTCTAAAAAAAGGCATTTTAACCTTTTTATAATTTTTTTTAGTATTTTCATAGAAAATTAGCTAAATAAAAAAAACTAAAATGAAATTTCAACATTTAATTTTTACACTTGTAATTAGTGTAATTTTCTCTTCTTGTAATAAAAATGCTTCTCAAAATACAACGAATAATATTTTTAAATTTAAAAAGTATATTAGTTACACAACTTCAGGGGTGGTTTCTGCTGCCGAACCTATTAAAATTGGTTTGGTAAATGAAGTAGATTCTTGGATTTCAAATAAAGAAATCAATAATAATATCTTAAAGATTTCTCCAGAAATAACAGGAAAATTATTCGTTCAAAATTCTCGAAGTATACTTTTTAAACCTTCAAAAAACTTAAAGCCAAATACAGAATATACTGTAACTATTAATTTAGATAAAGTATATAAAAATATTCCATCAGAATATAAGAGTTACACATTTAAATTTAAAACAATAGCACAAAATTTTAGTGTTACTACTACAAGTTTTCAATCGTATAGCAAAGAATGGCAATATATTGAAGGAATTATTAAAACAGCTGATGTATTATCATTAAACAATGCAAAAACGTTGATTGAAGCAACTCAAAACAACAAAAAACTATCCATTAAATGGGAGCTTACAGACTCTATTAGTAAACAATTTTTATTTAAAATAGATAGCGTTCAACGATTTGAAGATGATTCTGAGGTGCTATTGTCATGGACAGGAAAAAAAATAAATGTTGAAAATCAAGGAGAATCTACACTAAATATTTTAGGGAAAAATAATTTTTCAATTCTAAACATTGATGTAATTCAATCTCCTGAACAATATTTGAGTATTAATTTTTCGGACCCTCTTAAAAAACAACAAAATTTCAATGGCTTGGTTGCAATTAAAAATAGTAGAAACTTAAAATATATTGTTGAGGGTAATATCCTTAAAGTATATCCTAGAAACCGTATTGTTGGAACTGTAAATGTGGACATTTTTCAGGGAATTAAAAATATTGATGGTTATAAATTGAAGCATCAATATTTTAAAAAAGTTGCATTTGAGCAGCTAAAACCAGCAATTATGTTACTCAATAGCGGTGTTATTTTACCCAATTCAAACAATTTAAAATTTAATTTTAAAGCTGTAAATTTAAAAGCAATAGATGTTAGAGTTATTAAAATTTTTGAAGATAATGTATTGCAGTTTTTACAAACCAGTACTTTAGGAAGTACTAACAGATATGATATTAAAAGAGTTGGTAGAAGAGTAGCCAAAAAAACCATTACTTTAATTGATAATGAAATTGAAAATAATGGAAAATGGAAAGCGTATGCTATAGATTTATCTAAAATGATACAATCAGATCCTGGAGCAATTTACAGGGTTGAATTAAGTGTAAAACAAGCATATTCATTGTATACATGTGATGAAAATAAAGTAAAAACAATAGAAGATAACAATAATAACTATGCTGACAATCAGGAATATACAATAGAAGAAACCAAAAATTCAGATGAACTTGAAGAACAATATTGGGATAATTTAATTTACAGTTATAACGATAATTATTACAATTGGAACGATAGCAATAACCCTTGTAAAAAAGCATATTACGATAATGAAGACCGTATGGTCTCAGCAAATATTTTAGCATCAAACTTAGGTGTTATAGCCAAAAAAGGCGAAAACAAATCGTATTTTTTTATGGTAACAGATATTTTAACAACCAACCCTGTTTCAGAAGCAAAAGTTACTATTTACAATTACCAACAGCAAGAAATAGCACAAGCAATAACCGATAGTGAAGGAATTACAGGAATGGATGTTGACCATAATGCTTTTTTTGCAATTGTTTCAAAAGGAAAAAGTAAAACATATCTAAAGCTAGACGATGGTTACTCTTTATCCTTAAGTAAATTTAACGTTTCTGGAAAAAAATTACAAAAAGGACTTAAAGGGTTTTTGTATGCAGAACGCGGTGTTTGGAGACCGGGAGACTCTATTCATTTAACATTTGTTTTAAATGACAATACAAATCCACTTCCAAAAGAACACCCAATTAAGTTAGAAGTTACCGATGCACGTAGAAAATTAGTATTTAAACAAGTTAAAACAAAAATTTCAAACGGGTTTTATAAATTTATCATACCTACTTCAGATACGGATCCAACAGGTAATTGGAATAGTGTTGTAACTGTTGGAGGTGCAAAATTCACCAAACAATTAAAGGTTGAAACTGTTAAGCCTAATCGTTTAAAAATTAAAATAAATTTTAACAAAAAAGTATTATCTAATAAAAAACCAATTAACGGAAAATTAAATGTAGCATGGTTACATGGTGCACCAGCAAAAAATATAAAAGTAGAGGTAAATGCTAAGTTCACTACTAATTCTAGTGCTTTCAATAAAAAATATCCAACATATATTTTTAAAGACCCAACACGTGAATTTTCATCGGAAGAGGTAATATTATTTGACGGAAAATTAGATGCAAATGGTAATGCAATTATTAATAAGAAAATAAATTTAGAAAATAGAGCTCCTGGCATGTTAAAAGTAACTTTTTTAACTAAAGCTTATGAAAATGGAGGTGATTTTTCTATGGATGTTCTCTCAAAAAATTATGCGCCATACAGTTCTTTTATTGGTTTAAGGTTACCAAAAACGCAAGCTTATAGTTCGTATGATACAGCTGAAAATACCACATTTGATGTTGTTACAATTTCTTCCGAAGGAAAACCAATTGCAAGAAATAATATTGAAATACAAGTTTATAAAATTGAATGGCGTTGGTGGTGGAGTTCATCATACGATAATTTATCCTCATACAGCGGAAGTAGTTATCACAAGCCGTACAAAACATTAAAAATAAATACCAATTCAAAAGGTAAAGGTACTTTTACATTAAATATCCCCGATGATGAAGGTGGTCGATTTTTAATACGTGTACTCGATAAAAAAAGCGG contains the following coding sequences:
- a CDS encoding Ig-like domain-containing alpha-2-macroglobulin family protein, giving the protein MKFQHLIFTLVISVIFSSCNKNASQNTTNNIFKFKKYISYTTSGVVSAAEPIKIGLVNEVDSWISNKEINNNILKISPEITGKLFVQNSRSILFKPSKNLKPNTEYTVTINLDKVYKNIPSEYKSYTFKFKTIAQNFSVTTTSFQSYSKEWQYIEGIIKTADVLSLNNAKTLIEATQNNKKLSIKWELTDSISKQFLFKIDSVQRFEDDSEVLLSWTGKKINVENQGESTLNILGKNNFSILNIDVIQSPEQYLSINFSDPLKKQQNFNGLVAIKNSRNLKYIVEGNILKVYPRNRIVGTVNVDIFQGIKNIDGYKLKHQYFKKVAFEQLKPAIMLLNSGVILPNSNNLKFNFKAVNLKAIDVRVIKIFEDNVLQFLQTSTLGSTNRYDIKRVGRRVAKKTITLIDNEIENNGKWKAYAIDLSKMIQSDPGAIYRVELSVKQAYSLYTCDENKVKTIEDNNNNYADNQEYTIEETKNSDELEEQYWDNLIYSYNDNYYNWNDSNNPCKKAYYDNEDRMVSANILASNLGVIAKKGENKSYFFMVTDILTTNPVSEAKVTIYNYQQQEIAQAITDSEGITGMDVDHNAFFAIVSKGKSKTYLKLDDGYSLSLSKFNVSGKKLQKGLKGFLYAERGVWRPGDSIHLTFVLNDNTNPLPKEHPIKLEVTDARRKLVFKQVKTKISNGFYKFIIPTSDTDPTGNWNSVVTVGGAKFTKQLKVETVKPNRLKIKINFNKKVLSNKKPINGKLNVAWLHGAPAKNIKVEVNAKFTTNSSAFNKKYPTYIFKDPTREFSSEEVILFDGKLDANGNAIINKKINLENRAPGMLKVTFLTKAYENGGDFSMDVLSKNYAPYSSFIGLRLPKTQAYSSYDTAENTTFDVVTISSEGKPIARNNIEIQVYKIEWRWWWSSSYDNLSSYSGSSYHKPYKTLKINTNSKGKGTFTLNIPDDEGGRFLIRVLDKKSGHATGTTTYFYKNWWKRPSNNPEASKMLIFSSDKDKYNVGDKAIITFPSGAEGRALISIENGTEVLQTIWQKTQKGETKIEIPITKEMTPNVYVNISLLQPHASTANDLPLRLYGVIPILVEDPTTRLNPEISLPKVLKPEDKFKLKVSEKNGKQMSYTIAIVEEGLLDLTRFKTPQIWNAFYTKEALGVKTWDIFDDVIGAYGGSIEQVFAIGGDGNIETGKAKKANRFKPVVIYLGPFTLEKGKTAMHTIKMPKYIGSVRAMVVAANIKTAAYGKTEATIPVRKPLMVLASIPRKLSPGEKVTLPISVFAMSKKIKNVEVHLKLSNGIKVVGVNSQKISFTNPDEKMLYFQLDVSKTKGIGKIEVIASGNGEKSSYKVEIDVVNPNPISSKTIAIELEPNSTQTIGFDTFGMLGSNFANIEFSTLPPMDFTGRLQYLIQYPHGCVEQTTSSVFPQLYLSNIFDLPVQQKQKITKNIKKGIEKLGDFQISNGGLSYWMGQNYANDWGTSYAGHFMIEAKKKGFILPLTFMSNWLKYQKQTARNWRPSYQNHNSDFAQAYRLYTLALARHPDLSSMNRLREFSELSNNAKWRLAAAYALAGQKEAAIEIANTATINFENSKDSYYTYGSVDRNRAMAMETMLLIKNNESRELAKYIAKRLSSNIWMSTQTTAYSLLSMAKMVEINGGKSIKLAYALNNNTPKKITSKYAIAQRKLAIKEGKNSISITNNKANVVFVSISNSGILPLGEEIVEKRGLGVQVTYKDTQGKTIDISKLIQGTEFEAQVTVSNLKPEDVQNIALTEIFPSGWEIVNTRFTNFGNTATGNTNFTDIRDDKVNFYFNLKKKETKTFSVLLNASYLGKYYLYGLQAEAMYDNDYFTRTKGKWIEVVK